In one Flavobacteriales bacterium genomic region, the following are encoded:
- a CDS encoding DUF4397 domain-containing protein, with the protein MAAALCLTAAAQTARVQVIHNSADAAAGVVDVYVNGGAVPAINDFAFRTATPFIDLPAGVDLEIGIAPGNSTGPQDIIPGLTFTYNLADGETYVLVANGIVSPSGYNPAPAFGLDVFAPGREAAAVAGNTDILVIHGSTDAPTVQVAETAVLGGAVVVPPFSFGEFTADYLEVPAVDLTLEIQLPDGTPVVAYDAPLATLGLADAALVAVASGFLNPANNSNGPAFGVWVALPSGGPLVELPLAGADPTARVQVIHNCADAAAAVVDVYINGGAEPAINDFAFRTATPFIDLPAGVDLEIGIAPGNSTGPQDIIPGLTFTYNLADGETYVLVANGIVSPSGYDPAVPFDLHVFAGAREAAQGPGTDVLVFHGATDAPTVDVFESAVVNTTIVDDLAYAEFNGYLELPTLDFTVQIRTADGATTVATYSAPLQTLNLEGAALTVLASGFLAPANNSNGPAFGLWVASPLGGDLLQLPVVTSVSELNGSVSELSVWPNPANDGALLNAVAMEGTVAEVSILDAAGRTVQSLGTRQFAQGSTQLAIETSGLANGTYTVALRGENLVRSIPLMIAR; encoded by the coding sequence ATGGCAGCGGCCCTCTGCCTGACCGCTGCTGCCCAGACTGCGCGTGTGCAGGTCATCCATAATTCCGCTGACGCCGCTGCTGGTGTGGTGGATGTGTACGTGAACGGCGGTGCAGTGCCGGCCATCAACGACTTCGCCTTCCGCACCGCCACCCCCTTCATCGACCTGCCCGCCGGCGTTGACCTGGAGATCGGCATCGCTCCGGGCAACAGCACCGGGCCGCAGGACATCATCCCAGGCCTCACCTTCACCTACAACCTGGCCGATGGGGAGACCTATGTGCTCGTGGCCAACGGTATCGTGAGCCCAAGCGGATACAATCCGGCCCCGGCCTTCGGCCTTGACGTCTTCGCCCCCGGCCGCGAGGCCGCCGCTGTCGCCGGCAACACCGACATCCTGGTGATCCACGGCAGCACCGATGCCCCCACCGTGCAGGTGGCCGAGACCGCCGTGCTCGGCGGCGCCGTGGTGGTGCCTCCCTTCAGCTTCGGCGAGTTCACCGCCGACTACCTGGAAGTGCCCGCCGTGGACCTGACCCTGGAGATCCAATTGCCCGACGGCACGCCCGTGGTGGCCTATGACGCCCCCCTGGCCACCCTCGGCCTCGCCGATGCCGCGCTCGTGGCCGTGGCCAGCGGTTTCCTCAACCCCGCCAACAACAGCAACGGACCCGCCTTCGGCGTATGGGTGGCCCTGCCCAGCGGCGGCCCCCTCGTTGAACTGCCCCTCGCCGGTGCCGACCCCACCGCCCGTGTGCAGGTGATCCACAACTGCGCCGATGCCGCCGCTGCCGTGGTGGACGTGTACATCAATGGCGGTGCTGAGCCGGCCATCAACGACTTCGCCTTCCGCACCGCCACCCCCTTCATCGACCTGCCCGCCGGCGTTGACCTGGAGATCGGCATCGCTCCGGGCAACAGCACCGGGCCGCAGGACATCATCCCAGGCCTCACCTTCACCTACAACCTGGCCGATGGGGAGACCTATGTGCTCGTGGCCAACGGTATCGTGAGCCCAAGCGGATACGATCCGGCCGTGCCCTTCGACCTCCATGTGTTCGCTGGCGCCCGGGAAGCTGCACAGGGCCCTGGAACCGATGTGCTGGTGTTCCATGGCGCCACCGATGCCCCCACCGTGGATGTGTTCGAGAGCGCTGTGGTGAACACCACGATCGTGGACGATCTCGCCTATGCTGAATTCAATGGCTACCTGGAGCTCCCGACGCTCGACTTCACTGTGCAGATCCGCACCGCAGATGGCGCCACCACCGTGGCCACCTACTCGGCTCCGCTGCAGACGCTGAACCTTGAAGGCGCTGCTCTCACCGTGCTGGCGAGCGGATTCCTCGCTCCTGCCAACAACAGCAACGGTCCTGCCTTCGGGCTCTGGGTGGCTTCGCCCCTGGGTGGTGATCTGCTGCAACTGCCCGTCGTCACCAGCGTCAGCGAGCTGAATGGCTCGGTCAGCGAACTGAGCGTGTGGCCGAATCCTGCAAACGACGGCGCCCTGCTGAATGCCGTGGCGATGGAGGGCACCGTGGCCGAGGTGAGCATCCTGGATGCCGCCGGCCGCACGGTGCAGTCCCTCGGTACCCGCCAATTCGCCCAAGGCTCCACCCAGCTCGCCATCGAGACCAGCGGTCTGGCCAACGGCACCTACACGGTGGCGCTCCGCGGTGAGAACCTCGTGCGCAGCATCCCGCTGATGATCGCCCGCTGA